The following proteins are co-located in the Bradysia coprophila strain Holo2 chromosome X unlocalized genomic scaffold, BU_Bcop_v1 contig_130, whole genome shotgun sequence genome:
- the LOC119067881 gene encoding glutamate receptor U1-like isoform X3 has translation MFSTLSGEYINVDAEVVVAEAIAKNEYQLSDVYNPSVKRNGTFKMGRIGNWNEISGLIMNESNTKFDRRHNLEGLTFFAAITIPALPPNKTFVEHIYSDDPRYLYMDNMSKSNMRVFQILSEMYNFKMTIRRTSVWGKLRNNSWNGVLGLLNRSEIDMGISGLRWESDRYGVYEPTTNSFYVQILFIFRHPKTVDALNIFLSPFVWKVWLLIFIIGIITSILIRNFFVLENRLSAKSAAIATTSNDDSYFNSVLSMFGILLQQGCTDNPSFISTRIFTLTYFLFSLVIFQFYGSFIVSSLLNEAPKTIKTMKQLLHTRLDFAMDELPYIQDVFSHVFEESALEMYNKIMEQPIPFLPLFTGLDLVKKGSLAFNTDGIAAYAILKTSLTDDELCELQQVKYVGKIPTSPGVPKRSPLRELIKIGIRKLHESGIIAHVWKTWISHLPKCARSDVDVVPVDMIHFSSALYVLGFGMQLSMTLFIGELCRNVYLRLRNIPITPKVNR, from the exons ATGTTTTCCACATTGAGCGGCGAGTACATAAATGTTGATGCTGAAGTGGTCGTTGCCGAAGCGATAgctaaaaa TGAGTACCAACTCAGTGACGTGTACAATCCGAGTGTTAAGCGGAATGGAACCTTCAAAATGGGAAGAATAGGCAATTGGAATGAAATCTCCGGTCTTATAATGAACGAATCAAATACTAAATTCGACAGGCGTCACAATCTTGAGGGCCTCACATTCTTTGCTGCCATTACA ATACCTGCACTTCCTCCAAATAAAACGTTCGTCGAGCACATCTATTCGGATGACCCGCGTTATCTTTACATGGATAatatgagtaaaagtaacatGCGGGTCTTTCAAATACTGAGCGAAAtgtacaatttcaaaatgacaaTACGCCGGACAAGTGTATGgggaaaattaagaaataatTCTTGGAATGGAGTGCTTGGGTTACTCAATCGTTCAGAAATTGATATGGGTATATCAGGTCTTCGGTGGGAAAGTGATCGATATGGGGTGTACGAACCAACAACCAACTCTTTTTATGTTCA AATTTTGTTCATATTTCGTCACCCAAAGACGGTTGATgcgttaaacatttttctatccCCATTCGTTTGGAAGGTGTGGCTGCTAATTTTCATAATTGGAATTATCACCTCGATTTTGATTCGAAATTTCTTTGTACTCGAAAATCGTCTGAGTGCAAAATCTGCAGCCATAGCAACAACATCGAATGATGACTCCTACTTCAATAGCGTACTGAGCATGTTTGGAATCTTATTGCAGCAAG GATGTACAGACAACCCATCGTTTATTTCGACACGCATTTTCACTCTGACTTACTTTCTGTTTTCATTGGTCATCTTCCAATTTTACGGTAGCTTCATCGTCAGTTCCTTGCTCAATGAAGCCCCCAAAACCattaaaacaatgaaacaGCTATTGCATACTCGATTAGACTTTGCGATGGACGAACTGCCATACATTCAAGATGTATTCAGTCATGTCTTTGAAGAGTCGGCACTTGAAATGTACAATAAAATCATGGAACAGCCGATACCATTCTTACCATTGTTCACTGGCTTAGACTTGGTGAAGAAAGGCTCATTGGCATTTAACACCGACGGTATTGCTGCCTatgcaattttaaaaa CAAGCCTCACCGACGATGAGTTGTGTGAATTGCAACAAGTTAAGTACGTAGGGAAGATACCAACGAGTCCGGGAGTGCCGAAACGGTCGCCACTAAGAGAGCTTATTAAAATTGGCATCAGAAAGCTTCATGAAAGTGGAATTATCGCGCATGTGTGGAAAACTTGGATCTCACATTTACCGAAATGTGCACGCTCAGATGTCGATGTTGTCCCCGTCGATATGATCCACTTTTCATCGGCACTTTATGTTTTAGGATTTGGAATGCAGCTCAGCATGACTCTATTTATCGGTGAACTGTGCCGGAATGTTTATTTGAGATTACGAAACATACCGATCACGCCTAAAGTGAATCGATAA
- the LOC119067881 gene encoding glutamate receptor U1-like isoform X1: protein MKIQAVACVLLPLLNIASSSNFNFPLINEYLQWNNIRASLFVACRRTDTDWVELQDITNNLKIHDIYVNHWDLSGGDSVADFNYQHFFVRVNYPICVVVQWECNETMSMLTEISKRTMFHYERHWLIFGRSAEKMFSTLSGEYINVDAEVVVAEAIAKNEYQLSDVYNPSVKRNGTFKMGRIGNWNEISGLVMNESNTKFDRRHNLEGLTFFAAITIPALPPNKTFVEHIYSDDPRYLYMDNMSKSNMRVFQILSEMYNFKMTIRRTSVWGKLRNNSWNGVLGLLNRSEIDMGISGLRWESDRYGVYEPTTNSFYVQILFIFRHPKTVDALNIFLSPFVWKVWLLIFIIGIITSILIRNFFVLENRLSAKSAAIATTSNDDSYFNSVLSMFGILLQQGCTDNPSFISTRIFTLTYFLFSLVIFQFYGSFIVSSLLNEAPKTIKTMKQLLHTRLDFAMDELPYIQDVFSHVFEESALEMYNKIMEQPIPFLPLFTGLDLVKKGSLAFNTDGIAAYAILKTSLTDDELCELQQVKYVGKIPTSPGVPKRSPLRELIKIGIRKLHESGIIAHVWKTWISHLPKCARSDVDVVPVDMIHFSSALYVLGFGMQLSMTLFIGELCRNVYLRLRNIPITPKVNR, encoded by the exons atgaaaattcaagcaGTTGCGTGTGTATTACTGCCTCTATTGAACATTGCGTCTTCTAGTAATTTCAACTTTCCACTCATCAATGAATATCTTCAGTGGAATAATATTAGAGCGTCTTTATTCGTCGCATGTAGACGTACCGATACCGACTGGGTTGAACTGCAAGATATTACAAATAATCTGAAAATCCACGACATCTATGTCAACCATTGGGACTTGTCTGGTGGAGATAGTGTAGCCGACTTCAATTATCAACACTTTTTTGTCCGAGTAAACTATCCGATATGTGTGGTCGTTCAATGGGAGTGTAATGAAACGATGAGTATGCTAACTGAAATATCGAAGAGGACAATGTTTCACTACGAACGACACTGGCTGATTTTTGGCAGAagtgctgaaaaaatgttttccacgTTGAGCGGAGAGTACATAAATGTTGATGCTGAAGTGGTCGTTGCTGAAGCGATAGCTAAAAA TGAGTACCAACTCAGTGACGTGTACAATCCGAGTGTTAAGCGGAATGGAACCTTCAAAATGGGAAGAATAGGAAATTGGAATGAAATCTCCGGCCTTGTTATGAACGAATCAAATACTAAATTCGACAGGCGTCACAATCTTGAGGGCCTAACATTCTTTGCTGCCATTACA ATACCTGCACTTCCTCCAAATAAAACGTTCGTCGAGCACATCTATTCGGATGACCCGCGTTATCTTTACATGGATAatatgagtaaaagtaacatGCGGGTCTTTCAAATACTGAGCGAAAtgtacaatttcaaaatgacaaTACGCCGGACAAGTGTATGgggaaaattaagaaataatTCTTGGAATGGAGTGCTTGGGTTACTCAATCGTTCAGAAATTGATATGGGTATATCAGGTCTTCGGTGGGAAAGTGATCGATATGGGGTGTACGAACCAACAACCAACTCTTTTTATGTTCA AATTTTGTTCATATTTCGTCACCCAAAGACGGTTGATgcgttaaacatttttctatccCCATTCGTTTGGAAGGTGTGGCTGCTAATTTTCATAATTGGAATTATCACCTCGATTTTGATTCGAAATTTCTTTGTACTCGAAAATCGTCTGAGTGCAAAATCTGCAGCCATAGCAACAACATCGAATGATGACTCCTACTTCAATAGCGTACTGAGCATGTTTGGAATCTTATTGCAGCAAG GATGTACAGACAACCCATCGTTTATTTCGACACGCATTTTCACTCTGACTTACTTTCTGTTTTCATTGGTCATCTTCCAATTTTACGGTAGCTTCATCGTCAGTTCCTTGCTCAATGAAGCCCCCAAAACCattaaaacaatgaaacaGCTATTGCATACTCGATTAGACTTTGCGATGGACGAACTGCCATACATTCAAGATGTATTCAGTCATGTCTTTGAAGAGTCGGCACTTGAAATGTACAATAAAATCATGGAACAGCCGATACCATTCTTACCATTGTTCACTGGCTTAGACTTGGTGAAGAAAGGCTCATTGGCATTTAACACCGACGGTATTGCTGCCTatgcaattttaaaaa CAAGCCTCACCGACGATGAGTTGTGTGAATTGCAACAAGTTAAGTACGTAGGGAAGATACCAACGAGTCCGGGAGTGCCGAAACGGTCGCCACTAAGAGAGCTTATTAAAATTGGCATCAGAAAGCTTCATGAAAGTGGAATTATCGCGCATGTGTGGAAAACTTGGATCTCACATTTACCGAAATGTGCACGCTCAGATGTCGATGTTGTCCCCGTCGATATGATCCACTTTTCATCGGCACTTTATGTTTTAGGATTTGGAATGCAGCTCAGCATGACTCTATTTATCGGTGAACTGTGCCGGAATGTTTATTTGAGATTACGAAACATACCGATCACGCCTAAAGTGAATCGATAA
- the LOC119067881 gene encoding glutamate receptor U1-like isoform X2, which yields MKIQAVACVVLTLLKFTSSSNFNFPLITQYLQWHNIRATLFVACGRTDWVELQDITNNMKIHDIYFNHWDLSGGDDVADFNYQHFFVRVNYPICVVVQWECNETMRMLTEISKRTMFHYERHWLMFGKSSEKMFSTLSGEYINVDAEVVVAEAIAKNEYQLSDVYNPSVKRNGTFKMGRIGNWNEISGLIMNESNTKFDRRHNLEGLTFFAAITIPALPPNKTFIEHIYSDEPRYLYMDNMSKSNMRVFQILSEMYNFKMTIRRATLWGRIQNNSWNGVLGLLNRSEIDMGISGLRWESDRYGVYEPTTNSFYVQILFIFRHPKIVDALDIFIKPFVWMVWLLIFAIAVITSILIRNFFVLENRLSARSAAIATTSNDDSYFNSVLSMFGILFQQGCTDNPSFISTRIFTLTYFLFSLVIFQFYGSFIVSSLLNEAPKTIKTMKQLLHTRLDFAMDELPYIQDVFSHVFEESALEMYNKIMEQPIPFLPLFTGLDLVKKGSLAFNTDGIAAYAILKTSLTDDELCELQQVKYVGKIPTSPGVPKRSPLRELIKIGIRKLHESGIIAHVWKTWISHLPKCARSDVDVVPVDMIHFSSALYVLGFGMQLSMTLFIGELCRNVYLRLRNIPITPKVNR from the exons atgaaaattcaagcaGTTGCGTGTGTAGTACTGACTCTATTGAAATTTACGTCCTCTAGCAATTTCAACTTTCCACTCATCACACAATATCTGCAGTGGCATAACATAAGAGCGACTTTATTCGTAGCATGTGGACGTACAGACTGGGTTGAACTGCAAGATATtacaaataatatgaaaatccaCGACATCTATTTCAACCATTGGGACTTGTCTGGTGGAGATGATGTAGCCGACTTCAATTATCAACACTTTTTTGTCCGAGTAAACTATCCGATATGTGTGGTCGTTCAATGGGAGTGTAATGAAACGATGAGAATGCTAACTGAAATATCGAAGAGGACAATGTTTCACTACGAACGACACTGGCTGATGTTTGGCAAAAGTTCTGAAAAGATGTTTTCCACATTGAGCGGCGAGTACATAAATGTTGATGCTGAAGTGGTCGTTGCCGAAGCGATAgctaaaaa TGAGTACCAACTCAGTGACGTGTACAATCCGAGTGTTAAGCGGAATGGAACCTTCAAAATGGGAAGAATAGGCAATTGGAATGAAATCTCCGGTCTTATAATGAACGAATCAAATACTAAATTCGACAGGCGTCACAATCTTGAGGGCCTCACATTCTTTGCTGCCATTACA ATACCTGCACTTCCTCCAAATAAAACGTTTATCGAGCACATCTATTCGGACGAACCACGTTATCTTTACATGGATAatatgagtaaaagtaacatGCGGGTCTTTCAAATACTGAGCGAAAtgtacaatttcaaaatgacaaTACGACGGGCAACTCTGTGGGGAAGAATACAAAATAATTCTTGGAATGGAGTGCTTGGGTTACTCAATCGTTCAGAAATTGATATGGGTATATCAGGTCTTCGGTGGGAAAGTGATCGATATGGGGTGTACGAACCAACAACCAATTCTTTCTATGTTCA aattttgttCATATTTCGTCATCCGAAGATTGTTGATGCGCtagatatttttataaaaccaTTCGTTTGGATGGTGTGGCTGTTAATTTTCGCAATTGCAGTCATCACATCGATTTTGATTCGAAATTTCTTTGTACTCGAAAATCGTCTAAGTGCAAGATCTGCAGCCATAGCAACAACATCGAATGATGACTCCTACTTCAACAGCGTTCTGAGCATGTTTGGAATCTTATTCCAGCAAG GATGTACAGACAACCCATCGTTTATTTCGACACGCATTTTCACTCTGACTTACTTTCTGTTTTCATTGGTCATCTTCCAATTTTACGGTAGCTTCATCGTCAGTTCCTTGCTCAATGAAGCCCCCAAAACCattaaaacaatgaaacaGCTATTGCATACTCGATTAGACTTTGCGATGGACGAACTGCCATACATTCAAGATGTATTCAGTCATGTCTTTGAAGAGTCGGCACTTGAAATGTACAATAAAATCATGGAACAGCCGATACCATTCTTACCATTGTTCACTGGCTTAGACTTGGTGAAGAAAGGCTCATTGGCATTTAACACCGACGGTATTGCTGCCTatgcaattttaaaaa CAAGCCTCACCGACGATGAGTTGTGTGAATTGCAACAAGTTAAGTACGTAGGGAAGATACCAACGAGTCCGGGAGTGCCGAAACGGTCGCCACTAAGAGAGCTTATTAAAATTGGCATCAGAAAGCTTCATGAAAGTGGAATTATCGCGCATGTGTGGAAAACTTGGATCTCACATTTACCGAAATGTGCACGCTCAGATGTCGATGTTGTCCCCGTCGATATGATCCACTTTTCATCGGCACTTTATGTTTTAGGATTTGGAATGCAGCTCAGCATGACTCTATTTATCGGTGAACTGTGCCGGAATGTTTATTTGAGATTACGAAACATACCGATCACGCCTAAAGTGAATCGATAA
- the LOC119067881 gene encoding glutamate receptor U1-like isoform X4, with protein sequence MFSTLSGEYINVDAEVVVAEAIAKNEYQLSDVYNPSVKRNGTFKMGRIGNWNEISGLIMNESNTKFDRRHNLEGLTFFAAITIPALPPNKTFIEHIYSDEPRYLYMDNMSKSNMRVFQILSEMYNFKMTIRRATLWGRIQNNSWNGVLGLLNRSEIDMGISGLRWESDRYGVYEPTTNSFYVQILFIFRHPKTVDALNIFLSPFVWKVWLLIFIIGIITSILIRNFFVLENRLSAKSAAIATTSNDDSYFNSVLSMFGILLQQGCTDNPSFISTRIFTLTYFLFSLVIFQFYGSFIVSSLLNEAPKTIKTMKQLLHTRLDFAMDELPYIQDVFSHVFEESALEMYNKIMEQPIPFLPLFTGLDLVKKGSLAFNTDGIAAYAILKTSLTDDELCELQQVKYVGKIPTSPGVPKRSPLRELIKIGIRKLHESGIIAHVWKTWISHLPKCARSDVDVVPVDMIHFSSALYVLGFGMQLSMTLFIGELCRNVYLRLRNIPITPKVNR encoded by the exons ATGTTTTCCACATTGAGCGGCGAGTACATAAATGTTGATGCTGAAGTGGTCGTTGCCGAAGCGATAgctaaaaa TGAGTACCAACTCAGTGACGTGTACAATCCGAGTGTTAAGCGGAATGGAACCTTCAAAATGGGAAGAATAGGCAATTGGAATGAAATCTCCGGTCTTATAATGAACGAATCAAATACTAAATTCGACAGGCGTCACAATCTTGAGGGCCTCACATTCTTTGCTGCCATTACA ATACCTGCACTTCCTCCAAATAAAACGTTTATCGAGCACATCTATTCGGACGAACCACGTTATCTTTACATGGATAatatgagtaaaagtaacatGCGGGTCTTTCAAATACTGAGCGAAAtgtacaatttcaaaatgacaaTACGACGGGCAACTCTGTGGGGAAGAATACAAAATAATTCTTGGAATGGAGTGCTTGGGTTACTCAATCGTTCAGAAATTGATATGGGTATATCAGGTCTTCGGTGGGAAAGTGATCGATATGGGGTGTACGAACCAACAACCAATTCTTTCTATGTTCA AATTTTGTTCATATTTCGTCACCCAAAGACGGTTGATgcgttaaacatttttctatccCCATTCGTTTGGAAGGTGTGGCTGCTAATTTTCATAATTGGAATTATCACCTCGATTTTGATTCGAAATTTCTTTGTACTCGAAAATCGTCTGAGTGCAAAATCTGCAGCCATAGCAACAACATCGAATGATGACTCCTACTTCAATAGCGTACTGAGCATGTTTGGAATCTTATTGCAGCAAG GATGTACAGACAACCCATCGTTTATTTCGACACGCATTTTCACTCTGACTTACTTTCTGTTTTCATTGGTCATCTTCCAATTTTACGGTAGCTTCATCGTCAGTTCCTTGCTCAATGAAGCCCCCAAAACCattaaaacaatgaaacaGCTATTGCATACTCGATTAGACTTTGCGATGGACGAACTGCCATACATTCAAGATGTATTCAGTCATGTCTTTGAAGAGTCGGCACTTGAAATGTACAATAAAATCATGGAACAGCCGATACCATTCTTACCATTGTTCACTGGCTTAGACTTGGTGAAGAAAGGCTCATTGGCATTTAACACCGACGGTATTGCTGCCTatgcaattttaaaaa CAAGCCTCACCGACGATGAGTTGTGTGAATTGCAACAAGTTAAGTACGTAGGGAAGATACCAACGAGTCCGGGAGTGCCGAAACGGTCGCCACTAAGAGAGCTTATTAAAATTGGCATCAGAAAGCTTCATGAAAGTGGAATTATCGCGCATGTGTGGAAAACTTGGATCTCACATTTACCGAAATGTGCACGCTCAGATGTCGATGTTGTCCCCGTCGATATGATCCACTTTTCATCGGCACTTTATGTTTTAGGATTTGGAATGCAGCTCAGCATGACTCTATTTATCGGTGAACTGTGCCGGAATGTTTATTTGAGATTACGAAACATACCGATCACGCCTAAAGTGAATCGATAA
- the LOC119067876 gene encoding TELO2-interacting protein 1 homolog codes for MNELSRLQPIYAEMVKNTTKETIQRVQDELKKTNPTNLQQLQDYVLLPLISKIDSETLKNNEIKVKLIDTLSDLLRVTRICKLIPLKIIVVVLLKQVFESSNVKANLSEELKLAVVECFDVAFENSTTDVRSELYVPESRALIGQIVYFCVSVIERDTYRKLRMSAINCLLSTLYINDTADFADAVLRDQISNEAYVMTPKILAVLKSIALGDEKLGHSLISLAVKGMGRYLCLIFEDYNRNVTTHGVTFEDFKALINRDASEKVIETTDRNVLKPEKNNFSPKSDEWLNAAIVKIAPTVESIKILIGNKNSTIRLELVHLSISLLEKCFKFIQPCANHLLEILLALSQDEDPCIAKLCDATVRTTLQELPFQDFVEQTFITHIIRLPRIISVGDEDEQIAGMLLLKGLLVTLQHANLKRIFAVQDTLDRFVAVLVSAVELQRDVSLLQDEYSLRNIDESEGCVVPSTWKQFKNLRSQVIVEHFQSICELIGSSNASEVVVGYLLQRLPDNVSICNEIIVLLQWLLISSDHKTSICNCLEDFLLDIHWHLAVQANKTTKMEMEEFGDTDWYEDRTEGLYESAISIRYTDVRWKGDDSVEDSNDEITIADAMFNVQHTCLILETVGHFATVLQTDFQPFLFKSLHKILEKSGSSNHAIHMAGLSALNNVKVGLNYNSVSEMIDDNSDYITYFVNLSLKKVNQSQIALDILSVVLKYSSLASIPHLENIISTVLNESSKHEQTPNMSSFLKVFQMILVRIDKWNVTTESMDGKESTEMDDDNEAELCRNWLKILQLIEDDDYRREVAFDETTFDETKFRQEQEEKLNNETETVDGIDNDSEETLPPYMDVTTQIMKRFIKYIPTKSQMDKCVVLESIVCGLNILKVKENQLLPIVHLIWKPFVERFKENDPIVLRRCFQLLIKLGEVSKDFIYQRAAKDVLPFILSFLKTSGKSSINVKDVTYEHTQQFKLQMELLQNLPALLTSIEITEKDVNSVMDAMVSYCRDDQHRQLQENCVKFLLQLAVYDATAVFVKLYQFKSTDCYKGNVNKVLHRLLYAQ; via the exons ATGAACGAACTATCCAGATTGCAACCAATTTACGCTGAAATGGTTAAAAATACCACTAAAGAGACCATTCAACGAGTGCAAGACGAATTGAAGAAAACGAATCCCACCAATTTACAACAGCTCCAAGACTATGTCCTGCTACCGCTCATCTCTAAAATTGATTCTGAAACATTGAA AAACAACGAAATCAAAGTAAAACTGATCGACACGCTCAGCGATCTCCTCCGTGTCACCAGGATCTGTAAATTGATTCCGTTGAAAATTATCGTTGTTGTGCTGCTGAAACAAGTGTTCGAATCGTCGAATGTGAAAGCTAATTTATCGGAAGAACTTAAATTGGCGGTTGTGGAGTGTTTTGACGTCGCATTTGAGAATAGTACAACGGATGTCAGGAGTGAATTGTATGTGCCAGAAAGCCGGGCATTAATTGGACAGATTGTGTACTTTTGTGTCAGTGTTATCGAAAGGGATACGTACAGGAAACTGAG GATGTCAGCCATCAATTGCTTACTATCAACGCTATACATAAACGACACAGCCGACTTTGCTGATGCGGTTTTACGCGATCAAATATCGAACGAGGCCTACGTCATGACACCAAAAATTTTGGCTGTTCTCAAGTCCATAGCACTTGGTGATGAGAAGCTGGGACACTCGTTGATTTCG TTGGCAGTCAAGGGGATGGGCAGGTACCTGTGTTTAATCTTCGAGGACTACAACAGAAACGTAACGACGCACGGTGTAACCTTTGAGGACTTCAAAGCGTTGATAAATCGGGATGCAAGTGAAAAGGTCATCGAAACAACCGATCGGAACGTGTTAA AACCGGAGAAAAACAACTTTTCACCCAAATCCGATGAGTGGCTGAATGCAGCAATCGTAAAAATTGCACCGACAGTCGAatccattaaaattttgattggaaacaAGAACTCAACGATTCGCCTGGAACTCGTACACCTGTCGATCTCGttgttagaaaaatgtttcaa atttattCAACCGTGTGCCAATCATTTACTCGAAATCCTATTAGCTCTATCGCAAGACGAAGATCCATGCATTGCGAAACTCTGCGACGCAACTGTGCGAACAACGTTACAAGAATTGCCCTTCCAGGACTTCGTCGAACAGACTTTCATCACTCACATAATTCGTCTACCGCGCATCATTTCCGTCGGTGATGAAGACGAACAAATCGCTGGCATGTTATTGCTCAAAGGCTTGTTGGTCACCTTACAACACGCcaatttgaaaagaattttcgctGTTCAAGATACTCTCGATCGTTTTGTTGCTGTTCTCGTATCGGCCGTTGAATTGCAACGAGACGTGTCCCTACTTCAGGATGAGTACTCACTTAGGAATATCGATGAGAGCGAAGGATGCGTTGTTCCGTCCACATGGAAACAGTTTAAGAATCTAAGAAGTCAAGTTATAGTCGAACACTTTCAGTCCATCTGCGAACTGATTGGTTCATCGAATGCATCAGAAGTTGTTGTTGGCTATTTACTGCAACGTCTACCGGACAACGTGAGCATTTGCAATGAAATTATCGTTCTGTTGCAATGGCTGTTAATTTCGAGTGATCACAAAACGTCCATTTGCAACTGTTTGGAAGACTTCTTACTGGACATCCACTGGCATCTGGCTGTTCAGGCAAATAAAACGActaaaatggaaatggaagaG TTTGGTGATACTGACTGGTATGAAGATCGTACGGAAGGCCTTTACGAATCGGCCATTTCCATTCGGTATACGGATGTTCGATGGAAGGGTGACGATAGTGTCGAAGACAGCAACGACGAAATTACAATCGCCGATGCTATGTTCAATGTGCAGCACACCTGTTTAATTTTGGAAACCGTTGGACATTTCGCAACTGTACTACAAACGGACTTTCAGCCATTCTTGTTCAAGTCACTccataaaattttagaaaaaagtg GCAGCAGCAATCATGCAATACATATGGCTGGACTGTCGGCCTTAAACAATGTTAAAGTGGGACTGAACTACAACAGTGTATCGGAAATGATTGACGACAACTCGGACTACATAACATACTTTGTGAACCTATCACTGAAAAAG GTCAATCAAAGTCAAATCGCCCTGGACATATTGAGTGTTGTTCTTAAGTACAGCAGTCTGGCCTCGATTCCTCACTTGGAGAACATCATCTCCACCGTTCTGAATGAGAGCTCGAAACACGAGCAAACACCCAACATGTCATCGTTCCTAAAAGTTTTCCAAATGATTCTGGTTCGTATCGATAAGTGGAACGTTACAACCGAATCAATGGACGGCAAAGAGTCAACGGAAATGGATGATGACAATGAAGCTGAACTCTGCCGGaattggttgaaaatattGCAGCTCATTGAGGACGACGATTATAGACGTGAAGTGGCATTTGACGAAACTACATTCGACGAAACGAAATTCCGACAAGAGCAAGAAGAAAAACTGAATAACGAAACTGAAACCGTCGACGGCATTGATAATGATTCTGAAGAGACACTGCCACCGTACATGGACGTAACAACACAAATTATGAAGCGCTTCATTAAGTATATTCCGACCAAATCCCAAATGGACAAGTGTGTTGTGCTGGAGTCAATCGTTTGTGGCCTGAACATTCTGAAAGTGAAGGAAAATCAACTTTTGCCCATAGTCCATTTGATATGGAAGCCATTCGTTGAACGATTCAAAGAAAATGATCCGATTGTATTGAGGCGATGCTTCCAGCTACTGATCAAATTGGGTGAAGTCTCGAAGGATTTTATTTATCAGCGAGCTGCTAA AGACGTTTTACCGttcattttatcatttctgAAGACATCCGGCAAGAGCAGCATTAACGTAAAGGACGTTACGTACGA aCATACCCAGCAATTTAAACTGCAAATGGAACTGCTGCAAAATCTACCAGCATTGCTGACATCCATAGAGATCACCGAAAAGGATGTCAATTCGGTGATGGATGCAATGGTGTCGTATTGTAGGGATGATCAACATAGACAGTTACAGGaaaattgtgtgaaatttCTCTTGCAATTGGCAGTGTACGATGCAACGGCtgtttttgttaaactttATCAATTCAAATCCACGGACTGTTACAAGGGAAATGTGAATAAAGTTTTGCATCGGCTACTGTACGCGCagtaa